A genomic stretch from Alosa sapidissima isolate fAloSap1 chromosome 3, fAloSap1.pri, whole genome shotgun sequence includes:
- the pglyrp6 gene encoding peptidoglycan recognition protein 6 isoform X2, giving the protein MDFPWKWVLTISLVAICHAADPPSHMNHFIQVVKWIETEIPGLPPIGLVKELRKSAQLDSPFIKRYLGALDDCKAVLNSTVSEYLSTAIHHKVTESGVEKGVVLTSDGTTVALAPLLLGIEAGLQSVSKGRVRGLYPLALSKTLAVSFLHHSRSSSTTHRLGPDGCWDSVTSPKVFTLSGVPSLATDAQVNGGMDGVILGMEVSNPSRRPNKLSTLLNQYYNYRLRAKGLDSAPRLISTRRRQNFVRFSRPGYLKRQVKGTLAVYEKLNRDKGKQKKTSEAMLERIIEGGIKAFDHRYTECPAIIPRCQWGAEPYRGTPTLLSLPLSFLYIHHTSTPGQPCLTFEECSRDMRSMQRFHQEDRGWDDIGYSFVAGSDGYIYEGRGWHWRGAHTKGHNSKGYGVSFIGDYMETLPSENAMNLVRHKLAMCAVSGGRLVSDYIVHGHRQVVATSCPGDAFYKNVQTWEHYREVQS; this is encoded by the exons ATGGATTTTCCCTGGAAATGGGTCCTCACTATTTCTCTGGTGGCCATCTGTCATGCAGCTG ACCCACCGAGTCATATGAATCACTTCATCCAAGTTGTGAAGTGGATCGAAACTGAGATTCCTGGACTACCGCCTATTGGCTTGGTGAAGGAACTGCGTAAATCAGCACAGTTGGACAGTCCCTTCATTAAACGCTATTTGGGGGCTTTGGATGACTGTAAGGCTGTTTTGAACTCCACTGTCTCTGAGTATCTGTCAACAGCAATACATCACAAGGTGACAGAGTCAGGTGTGGAGAAGGGTGTTGTCCTCACCAGTGATGGCACAACTGTTGCTTTGGCTCCTCTCCTACTGGGCATTGAAGCTGGCCTGCAGTCAGTCTCCAAAGGCCGTGTCCGTGGACTCTACCCACTTGCGCTGTCCAAAACCTTGGCTGTTTCTTTTCTCCATCACTCGAGAAGCTCTTCGACCACTCACCGCTTGGGCCCAGATGGATGCTGGGATAGTGTGACCTCCCCTAAGGTGTTCACCCTCTCAGGAGTTCCCTCTCTGGCCACTGACGCTCAGGTGAACGGGGGCATGGATGGAGTGATTCTGGGAATGGAAGTATCTAACCCTTCCCGTCGTCCCAACAAGCTGAGCACCTTACTCAACCAATACTACAACTACCGTCTTAGGGCCAAGGGGCTGGACAGTGCTCCCAGGCTCATTAGCACCCGACGCAGGCAGAACTTTGTACGCTTCTCAAGACCTGGTTACCTGAAGAGGCAGGTGAAAGGCACCTTGGCTGTGTACGAGAAGTTAAATAGAGACAAAGGGAAACAGAAGAAGACAAGTGAAGCAATGCTTGAAAGGATTATAGAGGGAGGAATCAAAGCCTTTGACCACAGATACACCG AATGTCCAGCCATCATTCCACGCTGCCAATGGGGAGCAGAACCATATCGCGGCACCCCAacacttctctctctgcctctgtcgtTCCTGTACATTCACCACACATCCACACCTGGCCAGCCTTGCCTGACTTTTGAAGAGTGTTCCAGAGACATGAGATCTATGCAGCGTTTCCATCAGGAAGACCGCGGTTGGGATGATATTGGATACAG CTTCGTGGCGGGCTCTGATGGCTACATTTACGAAGGTCGTGGTTGGCACTGGCGAGGGGCTCACACCAAGGGCCACAACTCCAAGGGCTATGGGGTCTCATTCATCGGGGACTACATGGAGACTCTGCCATCTGAAAATGCTATGAACCTCGTAAGGCACAAACTGGCAATGTGTGCCGTAAGTGGCGGACGCCTGGTGTCAGATTATATCGTGCATGGACACAGACAAGTGGTGGCCACCTCCTGCCCTGGCGATGCCTTCTATAAAAATGTGCAAACCTGGGAGCACTACAGG GAAGTCCAGAGCTGA
- the pglyrp6 gene encoding peptidoglycan recognition protein 6 isoform X1 translates to MDFPWKWVLTISLVAICHAAADPPSHMNHFIQVVKWIETEIPGLPPIGLVKELRKSAQLDSPFIKRYLGALDDCKAVLNSTVSEYLSTAIHHKVTESGVEKGVVLTSDGTTVALAPLLLGIEAGLQSVSKGRVRGLYPLALSKTLAVSFLHHSRSSSTTHRLGPDGCWDSVTSPKVFTLSGVPSLATDAQVNGGMDGVILGMEVSNPSRRPNKLSTLLNQYYNYRLRAKGLDSAPRLISTRRRQNFVRFSRPGYLKRQVKGTLAVYEKLNRDKGKQKKTSEAMLERIIEGGIKAFDHRYTECPAIIPRCQWGAEPYRGTPTLLSLPLSFLYIHHTSTPGQPCLTFEECSRDMRSMQRFHQEDRGWDDIGYSFVAGSDGYIYEGRGWHWRGAHTKGHNSKGYGVSFIGDYMETLPSENAMNLVRHKLAMCAVSGGRLVSDYIVHGHRQVVATSCPGDAFYKNVQTWEHYREVQS, encoded by the exons ATGGATTTTCCCTGGAAATGGGTCCTCACTATTTCTCTGGTGGCCATCTGTCATGCAGCTG CAGACCCACCGAGTCATATGAATCACTTCATCCAAGTTGTGAAGTGGATCGAAACTGAGATTCCTGGACTACCGCCTATTGGCTTGGTGAAGGAACTGCGTAAATCAGCACAGTTGGACAGTCCCTTCATTAAACGCTATTTGGGGGCTTTGGATGACTGTAAGGCTGTTTTGAACTCCACTGTCTCTGAGTATCTGTCAACAGCAATACATCACAAGGTGACAGAGTCAGGTGTGGAGAAGGGTGTTGTCCTCACCAGTGATGGCACAACTGTTGCTTTGGCTCCTCTCCTACTGGGCATTGAAGCTGGCCTGCAGTCAGTCTCCAAAGGCCGTGTCCGTGGACTCTACCCACTTGCGCTGTCCAAAACCTTGGCTGTTTCTTTTCTCCATCACTCGAGAAGCTCTTCGACCACTCACCGCTTGGGCCCAGATGGATGCTGGGATAGTGTGACCTCCCCTAAGGTGTTCACCCTCTCAGGAGTTCCCTCTCTGGCCACTGACGCTCAGGTGAACGGGGGCATGGATGGAGTGATTCTGGGAATGGAAGTATCTAACCCTTCCCGTCGTCCCAACAAGCTGAGCACCTTACTCAACCAATACTACAACTACCGTCTTAGGGCCAAGGGGCTGGACAGTGCTCCCAGGCTCATTAGCACCCGACGCAGGCAGAACTTTGTACGCTTCTCAAGACCTGGTTACCTGAAGAGGCAGGTGAAAGGCACCTTGGCTGTGTACGAGAAGTTAAATAGAGACAAAGGGAAACAGAAGAAGACAAGTGAAGCAATGCTTGAAAGGATTATAGAGGGAGGAATCAAAGCCTTTGACCACAGATACACCG AATGTCCAGCCATCATTCCACGCTGCCAATGGGGAGCAGAACCATATCGCGGCACCCCAacacttctctctctgcctctgtcgtTCCTGTACATTCACCACACATCCACACCTGGCCAGCCTTGCCTGACTTTTGAAGAGTGTTCCAGAGACATGAGATCTATGCAGCGTTTCCATCAGGAAGACCGCGGTTGGGATGATATTGGATACAG CTTCGTGGCGGGCTCTGATGGCTACATTTACGAAGGTCGTGGTTGGCACTGGCGAGGGGCTCACACCAAGGGCCACAACTCCAAGGGCTATGGGGTCTCATTCATCGGGGACTACATGGAGACTCTGCCATCTGAAAATGCTATGAACCTCGTAAGGCACAAACTGGCAATGTGTGCCGTAAGTGGCGGACGCCTGGTGTCAGATTATATCGTGCATGGACACAGACAAGTGGTGGCCACCTCCTGCCCTGGCGATGCCTTCTATAAAAATGTGCAAACCTGGGAGCACTACAGG GAAGTCCAGAGCTGA
- the trappc5 gene encoding trafficking protein particle complex subunit 5, with the protein MMDTRFTKGKSAILERSLTRPKTEVSLSAFALLFSEMVQYCQSRVYSVSELQARLADMGQSVGASMLDVLVLREKNGKRETKVLNILLFIKVSVWKALFGKEADKLEQANDDDKTYYIIEKEPLINAYISVPKENSTLNCAAFTAGIVEAILTHSGFPAKVTAHWHKGTTLMIKFDESVIARDKALDSR; encoded by the exons atGATGGATACCCGATTCACCAAGGGGAAATCTGCCATTCTTGAGCGCTCGCTGACCCGGCCGAAAACCGAGGTCAGTTTGAGCGCTTTCGCCTTGCTGTTCTCTGAGATGGTGCAGTACTGTCAGAGCCGCGTCTATTCAGTGTCCGAACTGCAGGCGCGTCTGGCGGACATGGGTCAGAGTGTGGGCGCCAGCATGCTTGATGTCTTGGTGCTACGCGAGAAAAACGGCAAGAGAGAGACTAAAGTACTTAACATCCTGCTCTTTATCAAG GTATCTGTGTGGAAAGCTTTATTTGGAAAGGAGGCTGACAAGCTGGAGCAGGCCAATGATGATGACAAGACCTACTATATAATTGAGAAGGAGCCACTAATCAACGCCTACATTTCTGTTCCTAAAGAGAACAGCACACTGAACTGTGCCGCCTTCACAGCGGGCATTGTGGAGGCCATCTTGACCCACAGTGGCTTTCCTGCTAAGGTCACTGCACACTGGCACAAGGGGACCACGCTGATGATCAAGTTTGACGAATCAGTCATTGCCCGTGACAAAGCTCTGGATAGCAGATAG
- the mcoln1b gene encoding mucolipin-1b translates to MAMASSDYSRSTPDGNVTEKDKLLSPVVSYGSSECKGCAQTDRRPADLEGSLLQQQLEHEEEELRRKMKYFFMSPCDKYHAKGRKPYKLLLQILKIVIVTVQLVMFGLSNQMVVNFKDENTEAFRYLFLKDYQDDPDSTLAVYTQSDVYSHIHYAIDQYLALADTSIGCYAYVPGVGVNGSALTLCQHYYKKGHINPVNDTFDIDPRIVTDCIGVDPPPEPTAPLTDDYKNFTLQFHKLINVTMNFQLKAINLQTIINNEIPDCYTFRIMILLDNHAHSGRVKISLENQASIQECRDPNVSGQADSNARVAFDVTVAVVCLLSLVLCGRSILRGVLLQNEFVQFFKHRLRRKVCWGDRMEFINGWYILLIVSDVFTIIGSFIKIGIESKGNSFYDLCGILLGTSTLLVWVGVIRYLSFFQKYNILIVTLRAAFPNVIRFCCCAAAIYMGYCFCGWIVLGPYHAKFRSLSMVSECLFSLINGDDMFATFSELEHSSTLVWVFSQVYLYTFISLFIYMVLSLFIALITGAYDSIMQQTQTQDPSHVTELHAFIAQCTDTPCSGNFRGSEPKSCSLFCCFDQ, encoded by the exons ATGGCCATGGCATCTTCGGACTACAGTCGTAGCACCCCCGACGGTAACGTTACAG AGAAAGATAAACTGCTAAGCCCCGTAGTGAGCTATGGCTCAAGTGAGTGCAAGGGATGTGCTCAGACTGACCGTAGACCAGCTGACCTCGAGGGGTCGCTGCTGCAGCAACAGCTTGAACATGAAGAAGAAGAGCTTCGAAGAAAGATGAAGTACTTCTTCATGAGTCCGTGTGACAAATACCATGCCAAGGGCCGTAAACCATACAAGCTGCTCCTGCAGATCCTCAAGATCGTCATTGTCACTGTGCAG CTGGTGATGTTTGGTCTGAGTAATCAGATGGTGGTGAACTTTAAGGATGAGAACACAGAAGCTTTCAGGTACCTCTTCCTGAAAGACTACCAGGATGACCCTGACTCCACTCTGGCAGTGTACACCCAGAGTGATGTCTACAGCCACATCCATTATGCCATAGACCAG TACCTGGCTTTGGCAGACACCTCCATTGGCTGCTATGCGTATGTGCCAGGTGTGGGTGTGAATGGCAGTGCCCTAACCCTTTGTCAGCACTACTACAAGAAGGGACACATCAATCCTGTCAATGACACATTTGATATTGATCCACGAATTGTGACTG aCTGCATAGGAGTGGACCCCCCTCCAGAGCCCACTGCTCCACTTACTGATGACTATAAAAACTTCACCCTTCAATTTCACAA GCTGATTAATGTAACCATGAACTTCCAGCTAAAGGCCATCAACCTGCAAACTATAATAAACAACGAGATCCCAGACTGCTACACCTTCCGCATCATG ATCCTGCTGGACAACCATGCTCATAGTGGGAGGGTCAAGATTAGCCTCGAGAACCAGGCCTCCATCCAGGAATGTCGGGATCCAAATGTCTCTGGACAGG CGGATAGCAACGCGCGCGTGGCGTTTGATGTGACTGTTGCGGTCGTGTGTTTGCTCTCCCTGGTGCTCTGTGGCCGGTCCATTCTCAGAGGCGTGCTTCTGCAAAAT GAGTTTGTGCAGTTCTTCAAACACAGGTTAAGGCGTAAGGTGTGCTGGGGGGACAGGATGGAGTTCATTAATGGATGGTACATCCTACTCATCGTCAGTGATGTGTTTACCATTATTGGGAGCTTCATCAAGATTGGTATTGAGTCCAAG GGCAATTCATTCTACGACCTGTGTGGAATTTTACTTGGCACATCAACTCTGCTGGTGTGGGTCGGTGTCATTCGATACCTCAGCTTCTTCCAGAAATACAAC ATTCTCATTGTGACGCTGCGGGCTGCGTTCCCCAATGTGATTCGCTTCTGTTGCTGTGCTGCGGCCATCTACATGGGCTACTGCTTCTGTGGCTGGATAGTGCTCGGACCATACCATGCCAAG TTTCGGTCACTGTCCATGGTGTCGGAGTGCCTGTTCTCCCTGATCAACGGGGATGACATGTTCGCCACATTCTCGGAGCTGGAGCACAGCAGCACCCTGGTGTGGGTCTTCAGCCAGGTCTACCTGTACACCTTCATCTCACTCTTCATCTACATGGTGCTGTCGCTGTTCATCGCCCTCATCACCGGAGCCTACGACAGCATCATG caacAAACCCAAACCCAGGATCCATCACACGTCACAGAACTGCATGCCTTCATAGCACAGTGCACTGACACACCCTGCTCTGGGAATTTCCGTGGATCGGAGCCCAAATCCTGCTCTCTTTTCTGCTGCTTTGACCAGTGA